Proteins from one Juglans microcarpa x Juglans regia isolate MS1-56 chromosome 1S, Jm3101_v1.0, whole genome shotgun sequence genomic window:
- the LOC121246005 gene encoding probable polygalacturonase isoform X1 — MKMLVALLLLLAFSNAVKTKGEESDGQCDYKLTLEPRPHSVSILEFGAVGDGKTLNTLAFRNAIFYLKSFADKGGAQLYVPPGRWLTGSFNLTSHLTLFLEKGAVILGSQDPSHWEVVEPLPSYGRGMDLPGGRYRSLINGYMLHDVVITGDNGTINGQGSVWWDWYSGHSLNYSRPHLVEFIASEYVVVSNLTFLNAPAYNIHPVYCSNVHVLNVSISSPPCSPYTLGVVPDSSDNVCIEDCIIDMGYDAIALKSGWDEYGIAYGRPTTNVHIRKVHLKSYSGSSLAFGSEMSGGISDVHVEQVHLYNSFSGIVFRTTKGRGGYIKRIIISDVEMENIYLGFAATGQCGSHPDNNYDPNALPVLDQMTLKDVIGTNITIAGSFTGIEESPFTSICLFNVSLSISSGSTSWECSNVCGFSESVLPEACPDLQSSNPMSSSACLSLLHVNGKAASL, encoded by the exons ATGAAGATGCTA GTGGCATTGCTCTTGCTGCTGGCATTTAGCAATGCTGTTAAAACGAAGGGAGAAGAGAGTGATGGACAGTGTGATTACAAGCTGACGTTGGAGCCGAGACCACATAGCGTGTCCATCTTGGAGTTTGGTGCTGTGGGAGATGGTAAAACATTGAATACCCTAGCCTTCCGGAATGCCATTTTCTATCTCAAGTCCTTTGCTGATAAGGGTGGTGCTCAGCTTTATGTGCCACCGGGAAGGTGGCTTACAGGAAGCTTCAATCTTACCAGCCACCTTACACTCTTCTTGGAAAAAGGTGCTGTCATTCTTGGATCTCAG GACCCATCTCATTGGGAAGTTGTTGAACCATTACCATCATATGGAAGAGGGATGGATCTTCCTGGAGGAAGATATCGAAGCTTGATAAATGGATACATGTTACACGACGTAGTGATTACAG GTGATAATGGAACCATTAATGGGCAGGGCTCGGTTTGGTGGGATTGGTACAGTGGTCATTCTTTGAATTACAGCCGTCCTCATCTTGTGGAGTTTATAGCGTCTGAATATGTTGTAGTTTCAAATCTTACTTTCTTGAATGCCCCTGCATATAACATCCATCCAGTCTATTGCAG TAATGTGCATGTTCTAAATGTCTCCATCTCTTCTCCTCCTTGTTCCCCCTACACTCTTGGTGTAGTCCCAG ATTCTTCTGATAATGTATGCATAGAGGATTGCATCATTGACATGGGCTATGATGCCATTGCCCTCAAGAGTGGTTGGGATGAGTATGGCATTGCTTATGGGAGACCCACCACTAATGTTCACATCAGAAAAGTCCACCTAAAATCATATTCAGGCTCTTCCCTTGCTTTTGGTAGTGAGATGTCTGGTGGCATTTCTGACGTGCATGTTGAGCAGGTCCACCTGTACAACTCGTTTAGCGGCATTGTGTTTAGAACCACCAAGGGCAGAGGTGGTTACATCAAGAGAATAATTATATCAGATGTTGAAATGGAAAACATCTACCTGGGATTTGCTGCCACTGGTCAGTGCGGATCCCATCCAGACAACAACTATGATCCTAATGCTCTCCCTGTTTTAGATCAGATGACCTTGAAGGATGTGATTGGAACAAATATCACAATTGCTGGAAGCTTTACAGGGATAGAAGAATCTCCTTTTACTTCCATCTGTCTATTCAATGTCTCCTTATCGATTAGTTCTGGATCTACTTCCTGGGAATGTTCCAATGTTTGTGGGTTTTCGGAGTCCGTGCTCCCCGAAGCTTGCCCTGACCTTCAAAGCTCAAATCCAATGTCTTCCTCAGCTTGCCTTTCCCTCCTGCATGTAAATGGAAAAGCCGCTTCCTTATGA
- the LOC121246005 gene encoding probable polygalacturonase isoform X2: MLYVPPGRWLTGSFNLTSHLTLFLEKGAVILGSQDPSHWEVVEPLPSYGRGMDLPGGRYRSLINGYMLHDVVITGDNGTINGQGSVWWDWYSGHSLNYSRPHLVEFIASEYVVVSNLTFLNAPAYNIHPVYCSNVHVLNVSISSPPCSPYTLGVVPDSSDNVCIEDCIIDMGYDAIALKSGWDEYGIAYGRPTTNVHIRKVHLKSYSGSSLAFGSEMSGGISDVHVEQVHLYNSFSGIVFRTTKGRGGYIKRIIISDVEMENIYLGFAATGQCGSHPDNNYDPNALPVLDQMTLKDVIGTNITIAGSFTGIEESPFTSICLFNVSLSISSGSTSWECSNVCGFSESVLPEACPDLQSSNPMSSSACLSLLHVNGKAASL; the protein is encoded by the exons ATG CTTTATGTGCCACCGGGAAGGTGGCTTACAGGAAGCTTCAATCTTACCAGCCACCTTACACTCTTCTTGGAAAAAGGTGCTGTCATTCTTGGATCTCAG GACCCATCTCATTGGGAAGTTGTTGAACCATTACCATCATATGGAAGAGGGATGGATCTTCCTGGAGGAAGATATCGAAGCTTGATAAATGGATACATGTTACACGACGTAGTGATTACAG GTGATAATGGAACCATTAATGGGCAGGGCTCGGTTTGGTGGGATTGGTACAGTGGTCATTCTTTGAATTACAGCCGTCCTCATCTTGTGGAGTTTATAGCGTCTGAATATGTTGTAGTTTCAAATCTTACTTTCTTGAATGCCCCTGCATATAACATCCATCCAGTCTATTGCAG TAATGTGCATGTTCTAAATGTCTCCATCTCTTCTCCTCCTTGTTCCCCCTACACTCTTGGTGTAGTCCCAG ATTCTTCTGATAATGTATGCATAGAGGATTGCATCATTGACATGGGCTATGATGCCATTGCCCTCAAGAGTGGTTGGGATGAGTATGGCATTGCTTATGGGAGACCCACCACTAATGTTCACATCAGAAAAGTCCACCTAAAATCATATTCAGGCTCTTCCCTTGCTTTTGGTAGTGAGATGTCTGGTGGCATTTCTGACGTGCATGTTGAGCAGGTCCACCTGTACAACTCGTTTAGCGGCATTGTGTTTAGAACCACCAAGGGCAGAGGTGGTTACATCAAGAGAATAATTATATCAGATGTTGAAATGGAAAACATCTACCTGGGATTTGCTGCCACTGGTCAGTGCGGATCCCATCCAGACAACAACTATGATCCTAATGCTCTCCCTGTTTTAGATCAGATGACCTTGAAGGATGTGATTGGAACAAATATCACAATTGCTGGAAGCTTTACAGGGATAGAAGAATCTCCTTTTACTTCCATCTGTCTATTCAATGTCTCCTTATCGATTAGTTCTGGATCTACTTCCTGGGAATGTTCCAATGTTTGTGGGTTTTCGGAGTCCGTGCTCCCCGAAGCTTGCCCTGACCTTCAAAGCTCAAATCCAATGTCTTCCTCAGCTTGCCTTTCCCTCCTGCATGTAAATGGAAAAGCCGCTTCCTTATGA
- the LOC121246003 gene encoding proline-rich receptor-like protein kinase PERK10: MIPELEKPQVTEIQVRMDCNGCVQKIKKAVHGINGIYDFHIDFSQQKLTIIGWADPEKIVKALKKTRKIATICSYMVPTEPPAPPTEQAPQEGGEPAPDAPNPPPPEALPAEAAPPPDPPKEPPAPPENPLADTAPPPRAPDNYVSQPTDKPTGPKDVGEVHVIYRHPPDYGYRYSYSHGYSGDQHKYHTGQGLPQEPPQPMYVTHSYNTYRPSPYVTEYEYVRSPPRRIHYSRMDHYSDDNHNNNSSNGNIISIFSEENPNACRIM, from the exons ATGATTCCCGAGTTAGAG AAACCTCAAGTCACTGAGATACAGGTCCGAATGGACTGCAATGGGTGTGTACAAAAGATAAAGAAAGCAGTACATGGCATTAATG GTATATATGATTTCCACATCGACTTCTCTCAACAGAAATTAACGATAATAGGGTGGGCAGATCCAGAAAAAATTGTCAAAGCCCTTAAGAAGACAAGGAAAATTGCTACCATTTGTTCATACATGGTACCAACAGAGCCCCCTGCTCCACCAACAGAACAAGCACCTCAGGAAGGTGGTGAACCAGCCCCTGATGCACCGAACCCTCCCCCACCAGAAGCACTGCCAGCCGAAGCAGCCCCACCACCAGATCCACCAAAAGAACCCCCAGCACCACCTGAGAATCCACTAGCAGATACTGCACCACCACCTAGGGCTCCAGACAATTACGTAAGCCAACCAACAGACAAACCCACTGGACCAAAAGATGTAGGAGAGGTCCATGTAATATACCGCCATCCACCTGACTACGGCTACAGATACAGTTACAGTCATGGTTATAGTGGAGATCAGCATAAGTACCATACGGGCCAAGGATTGCCACAAGAGCCACCACAACCCATGTATGTTACACACAGCTACAACACATACAGGCCATCACCTTATGTCACCGAATATGAGTATGTCCGGTCACCGCCACGACGCATACATTACAGTAGGATGGACCACTACAGTGATGACAACCATAATAACAACAGTAGCAATGGAAATATCATATCAATATTTAGTGAAGAAAATCCAAATGCTTGTAGGATaatgtag
- the LOC121246002 gene encoding pathogenesis-related protein STH-2-like — translation MGVIKISHSFATQVTPDRMFKALIMDSHNICPKLMFSSIKSIEFVEGQGEAGSIKQINFTEASPFKYVRHRIDAIDEEKFTCKHTLIEGDALMDKLEYITYEVKFEGYGRGGCICKLSSEYKAKEGVEIKEEDIELGKDRAIGMYEVVEAYLLAHPRAYT, via the exons ATGGGTGTCATCAAAATCAGCCATTCTTTTGCAACTCAGGTTACTCCGGACAGGATGTTCAAGGCCTTGATCATGGACTCCCATAACATCTGCCCCAAGCTCATGTTCTCATCCATAAAGAGTATTGAATTTGTTGAAGGCCAAGGAGAGGCTGGGAGCATCAAACAGATCAATTTCACTGAAG CAAGTCCTTTCAAATATGTGAGGCACAGGATTGATGCAATTGATGAGGAGAAGTTCACATGCAAGCACACTTTGATCGAAGGCGATGCATTAATGGACAAGCTTGAATATATTACCTATGAGGTGAAGTTTGAGGGATATGGCAGAGGAGGATGTATCTGTAAGTTGAGCAGTGAATACAAAGCAAAAGAAGGTGTAGAGATCAAAGAAGAGGATATTGAGCTTGGAAAGGACAGAGCCATAGGGATGTACGAAGTTGTGGAGGCCTACCTCTTGGCGCACCCTCGTGCCTATACTTAA
- the LOC121246004 gene encoding topless-related protein 2, with product MSSLSRELVFLILQFLDEEKYKSAVHELEQQSGFFFNVKYFEEKALAGEWDEVEKYLSGFTKVDDNRYSMKIFFEIRKQKYLEALDRNDRAKACEILAKDLKVFSTFNEDLYKEITQLLTLENFRENEQLSKYGDTKSARGIMLVELKKLIEANPLFREKLSFPSLKASRLRTLINQSLNWQHQLCKNPRQNPDIKTLFVDHTCSPPNGARAPTPVTLPPGAAVPKPLTYAPLGAHAGPFPPAAVPANANTLAGWMVNANPSSSVQSAVAAASSIQVPPNQVSGLKHPRSSSNALGTIDYQSNENEQLMKRLRPTQAVDEVSYFAPPQQTSWSLDEVPRTVVCTINQGLTVTSMDFHPSHQTVLAVGCSNGEVTLWEVGLREKLVSKPFKLHDMAACSVLFQAAIVKDSSISVSRVSWSPDGNLIGVAFSKHLIHLHSYNGSNDLRQLLEIDAHVGGVNDLAFSHPNKQLCVVTCGDDKLIKVWDLSGRRLFNFEGHEAPVYSICPHQKENIQFIFSTAVDGKIKAWLYDLMGSRVDYDAPGQGCTRMLYSADGSRLFSCGTSKDGDSFLVEWNETEGAIKRTYSGFRKKSAGVVQFDTTRNHILAAGEDYQIKFWDTDNTNVLTSMDAEGGLPALPRLRFNKEGTLLVVTTAHNGFKILANADGLRTLRTIESRSYEASRAPIEMKVSGSSMVGNINPVVAKVERMDRSSPARPTPILNGVDPISRSMERQRSLDDVSDKSKPWELVEIVEPVQCRAITLPDSRDPAKKVARLLYTNSGIGILALSSTGVQRLWKWSRCEQNPSGKATARVVPQHWLPSSGLVMTNDVPENSEEAVPCVALSKNDSYVMSACGGKVSLFNMMTFKVMTTFMPPPPASTFLAFHPHDNNIIAIGMEDSTIHIYNVRVDEVKTKLKGHQKHITGLAFSTSLNVLVSSGADAQLCFWNTESWEKRKSITIELPAGKVPVGDTRVQFHSDQIHVLVCHETQLAVYDALKMEWIQQWVPQDVLSAPISCASYSCNSQLVYATFTDGNVGVFDANNLKLRCRIAASAYLSHASSNSQTLYPLVLAAHPLDPNQFAVGLTDGCVKVIEPSDSEGKWVVAVPVDNGMQNGRTASSSTTNATASEQLQR from the exons ATGTCGTCTTTGAGCAGAGAATTGGTGTTTCTGATTCTCCAATTTCTCGATGAAGAGAAATACAAGAGTGCAGTGCACGA GCTGGAGCAACAGTCTGGGTTCTTCTTCAACGTGAAGTACTTCGAAGAGAAAGCTTTGGCCGGAGAATGGGATGAGGTTGAGAAGTACCTTTCTGGATTTACCAAAGTCGACGATAACAGATACTCCATGAAAATTTTCTTCGAGATCAGAAAGCAGAAGTATCTTGAAGCTCTCGACAG GAATGATAGAGCGAAGGCTTGCGAGATATTAGCGAAGGATTTGAAAGTTTTTTCTACATTCAATGAAGATCTGTACAAAGAAATTACTCAGCTTTTGACTCTTGAAAACTTCAg GGAAAATGAGCAGTTATCAAAGTATGGTGATACTAAATCTGCTCGAGGCATAATGCTTGTAGAGCTTAAGAAACTTATAGAAGCAAATCCTCTTTTCCGAGAGAAGCTTTCTTTTCCCAGTTTGAAGGCGTCCCGCTTGCGAACTCTTATCAATCAAAG CTTAAATTGGCAGCATCAGCTTTGCAAGAACCCAAGGCAAAACCCCGACATCAAGACCTTGTTCGTGGACCACACATGTTCTCCTCCAAATGGAGCACGTGCGCCTACTCCGGTCACTCTTCCACCAGGTGCAGCTGTTCCAAAGCCTTTAACTTATGCTCCTCTTGGAGCACATGCAGGA CCTTTTCCACCAGCTGCAGTGCCTGCGAATGCCAACACTTTAGCAGGATGGATGGTGAATGCCAATCCTTCCTCATCCGTACAATCAGCTGTTGCTGCTGCTTCATCAATACAGGTTCCACCCAATCAAG TTTCAGGTCTGAAGCATCCAAGATCATCTTCAAATGCTCTTGGAACAATAGATTATCAAAGCAATGAAAACGAACAATTAATGAAACGTCTGCGCCCCACACAAGCTGTTGATGAG GTCTCATATTTTGCTCCTCCCCAACAAACTTCCTGGTCACTTGATGAAGTACCAAGAACCGTAGTTTGTACCATTAATCAAGGGTTGACTGTAACAAGCATGGATTTCCATCCTTCTCATCAGACAGTACTTGCTG TTGGTTGCAGCAATGGTGAAGTTACTCTGTGGGAAGTTGGGCTGCGAGAGAAACTGGTATCGAAGCCATTCAAGTTGCATGATATGGCTGCTTGTTCTGTGCTATTCCAG GCTGCTATTGTCAAAGATTCATCCATATCTGTCAGTCGTGTATCATGGAGTCCTGATGGAAATTTGATTG GGGTTGCATTTAGCAAACATTTGATACACTTGCATTCTTACAATGGGTCAAATGATCTACGGCAGCTTTTGGAG ATTGATGCTCACGTTGGTGGTGTGAATGACTTGGCATTCTCACACCCAAACAAGCAATTGTGTGTTGTAACTTGTGGAgatgataaattaataaag GTTTGGGATTTGTCTGGAAGAAGACTTTTTAACTTTGAAGGTCATGAAGCACCTGTTTATTCCATTTGTCCtcaccaaaaagaaaatattcag TTTATATTTTCAACTGCTGTTGACGGGAAAATTAAGGCTTGGTTGTATGATCTTATGGGCTCCAGGGTTGACTATGATGCACCTGGACAGGGGTGCACTAGAATGCTCTACAGTGCTGATGGAAGCAG ACTATTCTCTTGTGGAACAAGTAAAGATGGTGACTCTTTCCTAGTTGAATGGAATGAAACTGAAGGAGCAATAAAGAGGACATATTCTGGATTTAGAAAGAAATCTGCTGGTGTTGTGCAATTTGACACGACAAGAAATCATATTTTGGCTGCTGGTGAAGATTACCAGATAAAGTTTTGGGATACAGACAATACCAATGTTCTCACTAGTATGGATGCTGAGGGTGGGCTTCCA GCTCTTCCTCGCTTGAGATTCAATAAGGAgggaactcttcttgttgttacAACGGCACACAATGGGTTCAAGATTCTTGCAAATGCTGATGGTCTCAGAACCTTGAGAACAATTGAAAGTCGTTCTTATGAAGCATCCAGGGCACCTATTGAGATGAAG GTATCTGGTTCTTCTATGGTCGGAAATATCAACCCAGTTGTAGCTAAGGTGGAACGTATGGACAGAAGCTCTCCTGCTAGGCCTACTCCAATCCTT aATGGAGTAGATCCTATCAGTAGAAGCATGGAAAGGCAAAGAAGTTTAGATGATGTATCTGATAAATCCAAGCCTTGGGAACTGGTCGAAATTGTTGAACCTGTTCAGTGTCGAGCCATTACTTTGCCAGATAGCAGAGATCCTGCTAAAAAG GTTGCTCGACTTCTTTACACGAATTCTGGTATTGGCATCCTGGCACTTAGTTCAACTGGAGTCCAGAGGCTTTGGAAATGGAGCCGTTGTGAACAAAACCCAAGTGGAAAG GCCACTGCCAGGGTTGTTCCACAACATTGGCTGCCAAGCAGCGGTCTTGTTATGACTAATGATGTTCCAGAGAATTCTGAAGAAGCAGTTCCATGTGTGGCACTCTCAAAGAATGATTCATATGTAATGTCTGCCTGTGGGGGGAAAGTTTCACTGTTTAATATGATGACGTTTAAG GTGATGACTACTTTTATGCCACCTCCACCGGCCTCAACCTTTCTTGCTTTTCATCCTCATGATAATAACATCATAGCAATTGGAATGGAGGACTCAACCATTCATATTTACAATGTTAGGGTGGACGAG GTCAAAACAAAACTGAAAGGTCACCAGAAGCACATCACTGGTTTAGCTTTTTCCACCAGCCTGAATGTCCTGGTTTCATCAGGGGCTGATGCTCAG CTTTGCTTCTGGAACACTGAATCCTGGGAGAAGaggaaatcaattacaattgaaCTGCCTGCTGGAAAGGTGCCTGTTGGTGACACTCGAGTGCAGTTCCACTCTGATCAAATCCACGTGTTGGTATGCCATGAGACCCAGCTAGCAGTGTATGATGCTTTGAAGATGGAATGGATTCAGCAG TGGGTGCCACAAGATGTATTGTCTGCACCTATATCGTGTGCATCATATTCCTGCAATAGCCAACTAGTTTATGCTACTTTCACTGATGGTAATGTTGGAGTTTTTGATGCCAATAACCTGAAATTGAGATGTCGAATTGCTGCATCCGCATACCTCTCACATGCATCGTCAAACAG TCAAACTCTATACCCCCTAGTCCTTGCTGCACATCCCCTGGACCCAAATCAATTTGCTGTTGGACTTACCGATGGATGTGTTAAAGTTATTGAGCCCTCAGATTCCGAGGGGAAGTGGGTAGTGGCAGTGCCTGTTGATAATGGTATGCAGAATGGCAGGACAGCTTCATCTTCCACTACTAATGCTACTGCTTCCGAGCAGCTCCAAAGATGA